TTTAGATTCTTTAAAAAATCTTTATATCCTCTATAACTGATTAGCCGTCTTTGATCTACTGATTTACTGTGTTATTTTGCAATTCGATTGGAAGAGAATACTTACTCATAAAGTAATCTATAGCCACATATAAAAGCAGCAAACTCGCTACCATAGACACAACTAATAAAACAAGCAGTATAGAACTAGGATTAGTATAAAAAAGGATCAGCAAAGCTATCTGAATACCAAATAATGCTACACCAGATAAGCCAGCAACTATATGAGCAATATGAACAAGCCTAGACTTGTTTACGCTAACAGACGCAGGCTTTATTTGATTCTCAATACTAATATTATCTAAATTAATTGTCATAGGCCGTTTTGGTTGTTAAAGATTAAAAGAATTTTTACCAATGATTATAAAAAACAATTGACCCTACTTATTCAATAGGGTCAATAAACTGATGTTCATTATAAGTATTAATTTAAAGAGATGTAAAATATAGATTTTCAGCCCTTTATTACATAATTATCGTTTCGAATTAATCAAGTTCTGGGTCGTCTGCATTGTCATCGTTAGGATCATTCACAGGCTCATTCTGATTTTCATTCACTCCGTCATTAACATGAACATCTTCATTTACAACGTTATTCTCTGGGGCGTTTACAGGCTGTTCTCCGGCATCTTCAAATGGATCCTCTTCATCTAATTCTAAATTAACTTCGTTGATCTCATTCAATTGAGTTTGAAGATCTGTTACCTGAGTCTGTAAATTTTGTACCTGACCTTGTGCAGCTGCTAATTCTTGAGCCCTCGCTTCAAGCTGAACTTGGAGATCTCGGTTTTGAGCTTGAAGATTTGTTAACTCTTGATCTTTCTCATTAATCTGAGCTTGAAGATCTGCAACTTGACCTTGTACGGCTGTTAATTCTTGGGCTCTAGCCTCAAGCTGAACTTGGAGATCTCGGTTTTGAGCTTGAAGATTTGCTATCTCTTGATTTCTTTCTGTGATTTGAGCTTGAAGATTCTCTATCTGTTGATTTTTCTCAGTAATCTGAGCTTCCAACTCTTGAATTCTATTACGTAGAGTTGTTACCTCTTCTCCAGTATCACCACGAGCTTCAAGTTCTGTAATGCGAGTGTTTAGATTAGTTATCTCTTGCTCTTTTTCAGTCACTTGATTCTGTAAAGTTGCAATCTGCTCTGCTAAACGTGCAGACTCTTGTGTTGCTAATTCAGTATTAGCTGTTACAGTTAGTTCAAGCTCTTGAACTTGATTCTGTGCTCCTGTCAATTGCGATTGAAGTTCGGTAATTCTAGCTTGTAGACGTTGTTCTTCCTCGCTACCAGTACCTCTTGCAACTTGAAGCTCTTCAATTCTAGCTTGTAAATTCTCTATCTCTTGATTCTTGCTGGTAATTTGTGCTTGGAGCTCTTCAATTCTAGATTGTAAACCGGCGATTTCTTGAGTAGAACCCTCTTGCAATTCTCTGAGCTGTGTTTCTAGCTCACGATTTCTTTCCGTAAGTATAACAACTTCTGCTTGTGAAGCTTCTAATTCAACTTGCAAGTTTTGAACTTTCTGTTCTAACCGTATTGTTCGGTCTGTAGCGCTAGCAACTTGTGCGGTTTTTTCAAGAAGATCTTTTTGTATTCTTTCGAATTCTGCAATGACTTCTGGATGTCCTTCTTGCAATAATTTGAGGGTGGATTCGTTTTGTTCTTGTAATAGTCGAACTTTAGCTTCTAAAGCTGCTTTCTCTTGTTGTGCGGTTTCTAAATCACCTGTGACAGCTATCAACTGTCCTGATAAAACGGTATTTCGCTCTTGCTCTTCAAATAATTGAACTCCATTACGTGTGAGTTTAGCTTTTATTTCTGTAATTTCATTTTGTAGGCGTGTGTTTTCCTCTACAAGTCTCGCATCTCCAGGGACCTGTCGGCATCTCGAAACTAGCTGATACATAGCCATAGATAAAAGAATCACGCTAGCAAATAGCGCAACTCCAACAATAGCAGCAAGAGTTGTGGATGTAGGTAAAGCAAAGAAAACCAAAGCCCCTACCAAAGCTCCGATAAGAACTAAGCCTGCTAATAATGTGATAGCAGCAGCAATTCGTTGATATTTACTTGCTTGTATGCTACAGAATGGTTGTTTTTGTGTTGTAGGTGTAAGTGTCGTAGTAGTAGTAGTGTTCACTGAGTTAGTTGTCATAAACCGCTCACTTTAAATAAAATAAACTTAGAATATTGAAACGGTCGTAATGTTTTAAATGCAAGAACTTTATGCGAAATGACAAGTAAAAGATTTAAATAGAAAATCAAGTGGAAATAAGCCAGGGACAAATGGTTAGGGACATTCAAAGATTTTCTTAATTTTTATAATCTAAACACTTAAAAGTAGGCGATTCTTTTTTTATATGCTTTAGATAGGTAAGTCTTTTATTTTTCAAAAAGCATCTTTGTAAATATTGAAGAGATACTATTACATAGTAATGAGAAATTAAAGATCCCCTCCCTCAGGGGATCTTTGGATCAACAAATTTAAGATAATTATTTATCTTCAAATTGTTTCAACTTATCTTCAGCAATTTGGAGAGCCAAATCTTTAGATTGCATCTTCGCGGACATCTTCAAAAGTTCATTCTGAGTTTCAACTAACCTTGTTTTGTAGTCCTCTAATTGAACACGCGAATCTTCTAACTGATGATGGAGACCTTGAATAACTTGTTGCGCTTCTTGTTGCTCTGTTAGAGATCGTTTTTCGATAGAATCAGGACTCATAGTCTCTTCATAAACCCTCAAAAGTTCTGTAAGTTCTTTGATCTTGCCTTCTAACACAAATATACGTTCGGTAGATTTTTCCAAAGACTCACGCAATGAAAACAGCTTAGCCTCTCTAGAATCAAAGATCTCTTGTTCTAATTCATAAAGGGCTGTTGAATTAATCGGGGCATTTGGAGGAAAATTAAATTCTCGTACCCTTGCTTCCAGTTCTGCGTCACCATCACAATATTGCTGTAATCTTAAAGCTCTCATGCTTTCTATTCTATTTCTTCCTGTTGCGGAACTGTTAGTAGAACGAGAAAGATCAAATAAGGCACTTTCCAATTCAAAAATCCTTTGATAACAGATTCTTCTCTCAGAATATTCACTAAGCACACAAACGTCCCGTTCTAATGAGGAACCCTTACTTAAGTTTTCCAATCTCTCGATTCTTCGACGTGCCATGCTTACCCGTTCTTTGGCGTCTCTACTCATTAGCGTTCTTATTTTTTTTCTTTCCTGCTCTAGGTAGGCTAGGCTACTCGATCTCTGAGGATCTGATCTAAGATTCATTGTTTTTTCATTCGTATAGACTTGAACCGTTTTTTCTAATTGTTTATTTCTATTTTCCAATTTTGCAATAGTGGTATTACCCTTAAGTATTCTCTGATTCAAATCCTGAATCTCTTCTTGCAAATCAGCAATCGTTCCGCCATTTCCCCCTTCTAATCTTTGAACTTCCTCTTCTAATCTTCGAATCTCTACTTTACTATCTTCTAATTCTGAAGCCACTGCTTTTTTTCTACCTACCTGCAAGGCTATTTGCTCCCTAGCAACTCTCTGAACCCGAGTTTTGTCATCTGATAAAAGAATTACTTGTTTCTGTAGCTGTGAAACCTTCTCGTCTTTTTCTTTATTTTCTTTTTGTAGTTTGGCAACTTCATCTTTCAACTCTGCTCGCAAAGCTCGATAGGTCCCAATTCGATCTCCATCCTCATCTGAAGATAATATATGCTCTCTTTGCAAATCGCAGATGGTATTTTCAAAATTAGAACATCTCTTCTCAAGTGCAACTATTTCTTTCTCATATTCGCTACGTTTATCTCTGAAAGCTTGAATACGCGAATCTCTCTCACTAGCAGCATCCGCAAGATCCCGTTCTAATCCATGAATTCTCGAAGTTGCCTCAAACAAACGCTGTCTCAACTGTGAGCTTTCTTCTTCATGACGTTGTCTCTCTTGCTGAATTTCTTTTTCGATAGTAGAGATTTCTTCTATTTTAAATTGCAGTTTACCTTGTAATTCATTGATCTTCTCCTCAGCATTTCTATGTACTTCACTGAGTTCTTCTATCCTAGACTGATACTGAGCAATATTTTCAGAAGAATTGGGTTCTTTAGACACAGATATTTCTAATTGCACAAGTTTAGCCTCTAAATTCAAACATTTGATACGCAGCTCATCTCTTTCACCTTCCAATTGCACTCGAAGTTTTTCAAATTTTTTAGCAATTCTACCGTTATTTTTCTCTTCTACATCCAAGGATGTTTTCACTAATTGAAGCTCTTCATAGACTCGTAATTTCAGATCTTGTAGTTTCTGTATCTCCTCATCTTTCATTGCCAACTGTCTTTGTGATTCGGTAGATGTTGAGTATAATTGATCAGCGCTAATTCCTATCGCTGTTTCCAATTCGGTTATGCGACTTTGTAGTTGTATACGTTCTTCTTGTAACTCCCCCAAAGCACTCTCTAAATTAGATGTACGATTTTTAGATTGAGATTCAGCGTCAGAAACGGCCTGTTCTAAATCCCGAATTCTCGATTCAAAAGCACGACGCTCATTTTCGTTTGATATCTCTGAAAGACGCCCTTGTTCTTCAAACCCACGAATTCTTATCGCATCCTCTTGATGTCTTGTGAACATTCTCTGACGTTCTACTTCCATTTCCTCGATCTGTTGCTGCTTTGAACGTAGCTCTCCTTGAATTTCATCAACTACCCGAGTATTTTCTAAATCTAATCCTCGGACTTTCGCTAGAGCTTGTCCTCTATCTTGCTCTAGCCTTTGATCGTGTAGATCAGATAAACCAATAGTATGTTTCCTATTCGCTAGGTGATAAGAGCTCATTACAAGGAAAAATACTGCAGCTAAAACACACATGACTAAAATGAAACTGTGAATTACTCCTAGTTCAACACTAAAAAAAACTAATGCAGTTATACCAGCAACAAAAACCAATAAGGATAAAAATATAGAAAATAAATTAATCACCAAGCAAACCTTGGATGAATTGGTCTCAATCAAACATTGATTTATTCCTTCTGAAGTTGGCGTTAAACACGCAGGGATACATCTCATAATTATCTCACAAACAATAACGACGATTTAAAAACTAAGATCTTCTGATTTGTTATTTTCAGATCTCTTATTCAGATAAAGAAGACTTTTTGAAATTTCTTCGTAATTAAAATTAAATAGGTATGGAATAGGATAGGCTTCACAACAAAATGTGAAGCCCATTTAGAACATAGTGATAATTGTCTATATACTCGATGATCGGTTACGTGTTCTTGGGGTCAGTTGTAAATTTATAGTTTCTAACAAAGTAATGCGTTCTTCTTGCTGTCGGATACGAACTAAAGCACTTGGGAGAGAGTCTATATTACTATCTAATTCTAAATCTCTATAGTGTTCTAAACTAGATTGTAAGGATGCTATACTTTCTTCTTTTTCCCTTACTAAAGCTTCTAGCTCATGAATCTGATCAAGATCCACATCACGCTGCTGACTTAGAGAATCCTGCAAATCAGAAATCTGTTGTTCTTTCTCCTGTAGCTCCTGATTGAATTTCTCTTGGTTTTGCAATAGAGTTTTTCGAATTGTTGTTAATTCATCGGCATGCAACGCCATTTGTTTAGTCATCTCATCTTCTAAAAATTGCAGGCGCTCTCGAACAGATTTTTCCTTAGACTCCATCTCTTGTTGATGGCTATTTTGAATCTGAGTACGTAGAGATGTTTGTCTTATCATTTCCGCGTAACATTCTTTGTCTTTCTCTTCTAAAAGATCAGCATGCTCTTTTCTTAATCTCTGAATTACACTTTCTAAGTTTACTATACGTTCACTCCTTTCCTGCAAAAGCGTCTGTTGCTCTTGAGATATAGAATCCCCTTGGAGTTGTTCTGATCCTTCTTGATTTTCTAACTGTAGAGAACGTAAAGTAATCAACTCCTTCTGCGCAGCGGTTAGCTGCGTTGTTAATTCAGCAACCCTGGCCTGTTCTATTAAAACTCTCCTAGAGATAACCTGCCCAAAAGCAGCACCTTGACAACAAAAATATGTTCCAACCGCAATAAGTATCAGCCCAGAAATAATTGCAAAGCTTAAAAGAATAGCGCTTAACAAGCCTAAATCAGCACCTAAAAATACGCATCCTGCAATGCTGGAAGTGATAACTAAAATTCCCGATACTATCGCAAGAGCATTGATAGCGGTATGAGAATATGTTCGGTCTACATTTGTAGATACAACCTGCCTCTCTGGTCTAGAAGACAAGTTCGTCTGCATACATTTCATAAAGAAAACCTATGATAAAATAGATAACTTGCATACGCTCATCTGTGTAAAATATGGATAATGTCAAGCGTTGGGGAAGAATGACAGCACAGAAAGTTCAAAAAATGGAAATTACGAATTTCTCTAATCCATAAATTTATTCTCATTCAATGCGTCTGAGTATTCATCATCGAGAATTCATCCCCCTGTGTAGACCTTGAAAAACATCGTTTGAAAATTGGAATAATTGTGCTTTGTTAAACTCTAACACGCTCGTTTATGATAAGTACTAATTTCTCCTTAATTATTTGTTTATATTGTAAGACATAAAATTATCGATCACTTAGGATTTATAGGATTTTCACTCGCATCCATAAATTCATCGCCATCAATTATTATTATGTCCTGAATTGTATTTTCCTCTAGGGTCATATCAATAATATCTAGGCTTGTTGTATTGAGATCTCTACGTATTCCTGCATTTCTTTCCGAGCCTTCTACAATTTGCATTCTCAGATTATGAATCTCGCGATCTTGTTGAGCAACCTGCTCTCTTAAACTAGAAACTTCTTTTTGCTGATTTCCTCTTTCATTCTCAAAATATTGAGATACCATGGTATCAACTTCTCCTCTGGTATACTGCTCAGAATTACCTAGAAACTCTCTTAAAAGCCCCTCACTATCCGAACTAGCTATACGACTCTCATAATATTGAGGACCTAAACGAGTCTCTATATTTTCAAACATCTTATGATAGAGGCCTAATGTAAGCTTAAGTCTACGATTTTCCTCTTGAAGACCTTGATCTCGACTTGATTCATGCCTCGATAACGTTTGTTCAATATGCTGTCTTGATTCATCTCCCACTTCTAAAAATGGAGTATTATCAAGGATTCCTCTACTTTTACCTACTTCTTCTAAACGTATTTGCAAAGCCCGTATGGTTCCCTGATTTGCTTCATGTGTACGCTGTAGTTCTCGTATTGAAATCTGCAATTCATTTTCCATCTGAGATAGCTGTTCAAGGTCTCTATTACGCAAACTTAGTTGGTTTTCCAAAGCACAAATACGCTCTTGAGAGTTTTCCTCTCTTTCTCTTAGTAAAATATTTACCTGCTCATAAGCAGAGGCTATCTTCTGAAAATCTAAAAGATTATGCATAGAACTAATCTGCTCAAGGATCGCTTCATAGGCATGTACAGATTGAATGTAATCCAGGCATCTTTCTCTTAATGTAATAAAACACTCTTGACATTCCTGGTTTATACTTCGATTACCCTCCATATTTACAAACTGACCTGACAATCTCTGATAATCTGCATCAGCACTCTCATATGCTTCTCTAGCAATACGCAAGCTAGTAATTGACTCGTCTCTTTGATTTATAAGATCTTGATAGGCAACACGCGCTTGAGCACATTCTGAAACCACATCTCTCAGATGTTGTTCTATTTTTTCTGCATTTTCACAGGATGTTGAAGAACGCTGAGGGAATCCTGAATCGTGGACATAAGGTCGCGCAATATTTTCTGAGATATGTTGGGATCGAGATACTAAAGCGCAACAAGTAAAACATCTCAAACTCGCACTGAAAAGCAAAACTCCAATGGCTACAGATAAACCAATGATTATGGTAGAGTACAACAAACCTAACTGTAATCCAAAAAGAACTACCGCAGCTATAGCTCCGGTGACAATCAATAAACTCGCTATTATTGATAAAATAGTCGCGACTAAACGAACTCGAGAATCAAGAAAATTACAACAACGATCATCAGAGTTCTCCGATTTCAAATAGAAACAGGGAGAAGCACACTTCATAAGAAAATCAATCCAAATTATAAACGGCTGAAATATAGTATTTTCTACTCTGTTTTATTTCAAGTTCTTATTAAGAATGGCACATTTAATTATTAGATGATTTTAACCTAAACCATTTAAAATCAAAAAAAAAGAAAAAGGAAAATTATATGAAAAAAATTATCCGAAGTGCAAAATCACCTATCTGGGATCGATACAAAAATACAAGCTAAGAAAAAAAAGACCTTTAGAAACACTTTTTGAGCAATTATCCCTTTTAAATTTAAAGGAATCTCTTACTCTTCATACATCTCCTTTTATTTTCAGCATTTGTCATTAAGACTATCTTTTGATTAGAATTATCTCCTTTATAACTTATAAGAATCCACTATCTACACCGCGTATTACCATAGATGCTCTCTCTTAATTTTAGGAGCAAATATAGTTAAACACGACATCTCATAAGCTTTGTTTATATCAATAACCTCACATCAAAGATTTGTAGAAACGCAGATCTATTCCCAATATGCGCTTATGACATTGCATTTGGTGATGAATTAATTCTTTTAGACTGAGACGCACTTTATGACACACATTCTTTCTAATGGTTTCCCCATTTACTCGATAAATGTCATTCCCCAAAAATCTTTAAAACAAACTCTACAAGTATATGCAAAAAGTATTCACATTCATGTCCTCTACACATTTATAAAAACTAACTTGTTGAAATACTCACAGACTACTAATACTCAAGAGTCTTGTAAAACTCTTTTTATTTCGATTCTAGCAGCAATTGTTAGCGCTATTCTCTTATTGTTTCTCTATCCCGTAAAACTCACAATCTTAGCAATTAGCTTGTGTTTAAAAGATCCTGCAATAACCACATTATCTCCTCTAGAAACCTTCGTAGACAAAATCAAGCATATAACAAATCAACAACTCTATATCGATTGCAATAATCTCAGTGTTATTCCAGAATCTTCTCCTTTCCTACAGTCCTTCTTAATTCCTGAAACTCGTCCTTGGGAATTATATAATCTAGAAAATGAGATATACTCATTATGTTCTACCTTAC
This portion of the Chlamydia crocodili genome encodes:
- a CDS encoding coiled-coil domain-containing protein, whose protein sequence is MTTNSVNTTTTTTLTPTTQKQPFCSIQASKYQRIAAAITLLAGLVLIGALVGALVFFALPTSTTLAAIVGVALFASVILLSMAMYQLVSRCRQVPGDARLVEENTRLQNEITEIKAKLTRNGVQLFEEQERNTVLSGQLIAVTGDLETAQQEKAALEAKVRLLQEQNESTLKLLQEGHPEVIAEFERIQKDLLEKTAQVASATDRTIRLEQKVQNLQVELEASQAEVVILTERNRELETQLRELQEGSTQEIAGLQSRIEELQAQITSKNQEIENLQARIEELQVARGTGSEEEQRLQARITELQSQLTGAQNQVQELELTVTANTELATQESARLAEQIATLQNQVTEKEQEITNLNTRITELEARGDTGEEVTTLRNRIQELEAQITEKNQQIENLQAQITERNQEIANLQAQNRDLQVQLEARAQELTAVQGQVADLQAQINEKDQELTNLQAQNRDLQVQLEARAQELAAAQGQVQNLQTQVTDLQTQLNEINEVNLELDEEDPFEDAGEQPVNAPENNVVNEDVHVNDGVNENQNEPVNDPNDDNADDPELD
- a CDS encoding IncA family protein, with the translated sequence MRCIPACLTPTSEGINQCLIETNSSKVCLVINLFSIFLSLLVFVAGITALVFFSVELGVIHSFILVMCVLAAVFFLVMSSYHLANRKHTIGLSDLHDQRLEQDRGQALAKVRGLDLENTRVVDEIQGELRSKQQQIEEMEVERQRMFTRHQEDAIRIRGFEEQGRLSEISNENERRAFESRIRDLEQAVSDAESQSKNRTSNLESALGELQEERIQLQSRITELETAIGISADQLYSTSTESQRQLAMKDEEIQKLQDLKLRVYEELQLVKTSLDVEEKNNGRIAKKFEKLRVQLEGERDELRIKCLNLEAKLVQLEISVSKEPNSSENIAQYQSRIEELSEVHRNAEEKINELQGKLQFKIEEISTIEKEIQQERQRHEEESSQLRQRLFEATSRIHGLERDLADAASERDSRIQAFRDKRSEYEKEIVALEKRCSNFENTICDLQREHILSSDEDGDRIGTYRALRAELKDEVAKLQKENKEKDEKVSQLQKQVILLSDDKTRVQRVAREQIALQVGRKKAVASELEDSKVEIRRLEEEVQRLEGGNGGTIADLQEEIQDLNQRILKGNTTIAKLENRNKQLEKTVQVYTNEKTMNLRSDPQRSSSLAYLEQERKKIRTLMSRDAKERVSMARRRIERLENLSKGSSLERDVCVLSEYSERRICYQRIFELESALFDLSRSTNSSATGRNRIESMRALRLQQYCDGDAELEARVREFNFPPNAPINSTALYELEQEIFDSREAKLFSLRESLEKSTERIFVLEGKIKELTELLRVYEETMSPDSIEKRSLTEQQEAQQVIQGLHHQLEDSRVQLEDYKTRLVETQNELLKMSAKMQSKDLALQIAEDKLKQFEDK
- a CDS encoding IncA family protein; this encodes MKCMQTNLSSRPERQVVSTNVDRTYSHTAINALAIVSGILVITSSIAGCVFLGADLGLLSAILLSFAIISGLILIAVGTYFCCQGAAFGQVISRRVLIEQARVAELTTQLTAAQKELITLRSLQLENQEGSEQLQGDSISQEQQTLLQERSERIVNLESVIQRLRKEHADLLEEKDKECYAEMIRQTSLRTQIQNSHQQEMESKEKSVRERLQFLEDEMTKQMALHADELTTIRKTLLQNQEKFNQELQEKEQQISDLQDSLSQQRDVDLDQIHELEALVREKEESIASLQSSLEHYRDLELDSNIDSLPSALVRIRQQEERITLLETINLQLTPRTRNRSSSI
- a CDS encoding coiled-coil domain-containing protein, which gives rise to MKCASPCFYLKSENSDDRCCNFLDSRVRLVATILSIIASLLIVTGAIAAVVLFGLQLGLLYSTIIIGLSVAIGVLLFSASLRCFTCCALVSRSQHISENIARPYVHDSGFPQRSSTSCENAEKIEQHLRDVVSECAQARVAYQDLINQRDESITSLRIAREAYESADADYQRLSGQFVNMEGNRSINQECQECFITLRERCLDYIQSVHAYEAILEQISSMHNLLDFQKIASAYEQVNILLREREENSQERICALENQLSLRNRDLEQLSQMENELQISIRELQRTHEANQGTIRALQIRLEEVGKSRGILDNTPFLEVGDESRQHIEQTLSRHESSRDQGLQEENRRLKLTLGLYHKMFENIETRLGPQYYESRIASSDSEGLLREFLGNSEQYTRGEVDTMVSQYFENERGNQQKEVSSLREQVAQQDREIHNLRMQIVEGSERNAGIRRDLNTTSLDIIDMTLEENTIQDIIIIDGDEFMDASENPINPK